GATATTACTCTTGACTTTTTTAAATTTTGAATTTTGAATTGTATTATGGCTATTTGGTTAACTCTGTGCGGGGCAATTGTAGTCATAGCTTACTTGCTGGGTTCTTTTCCCACTGGCTATATTGCTGTGAAGCAGTTAAAGGGTATTGATATTCGAGAAATTGGTTCAGGTTCTACTGGCGCAACTAATGTACTCAGAACCTTGGGGAAAGGACCAGGAGCATTGGTTTTAGTACTTGATTCCTTAAAGGGAGTATTAGCGATCGCTCTAGTTTACTGGTTGTTCAACTTTGACACAATTCAAAGTTATATCCCTCCAACGGTAGATGCACAACTATGGCAACCGTGGATTGTAACTTTAACTGGGTTAGTTGCCATCCTTGGACATAGTAAATCAATTTTTTTGGGCTTTACCGGTGGTAAATCCGTTGCTATTAGCTTAGGGATTTTGTTGGCAATGAGTTGGCAGGTAGGTTTAGCAACAGCGGGTGTGTTTGCCGTGGTTGTGGCGATATCGCGGATTGTCTCTTTGAGTTCAATAGCAGGTGCGATCGCAGTTTCCATTTTCATGGTACTTTTGCATCAACCCTTACCCTATATTCTGTTTGGGATTGCTGGTGGATTGTATGTGATTTTGCGCCATCGCACTAATATCGAACGACTGCTCGCAGGAACAGAACCAAAAATTGGGCAACCTGTAGCGACAGAACCCGAACAAAGTGCATGATAAATCAGCAGAAGCCAAACTCCCTCTGTGAAACGGGGTTGGGGGAGAAGTTCTTCCACAATTACTGCATTGCTGTTTTGGGCTTATGGACGAACGTTACCTTTAATTAAACGGTGGAAAAGACGGCAAGGCCACAAAAAAGCTCCACAAATGCTTACTGAGGCGATGGCTACCACAATTCTCCAACTCGAACTAGGCTCAGTAGAAGATTCTGAAGGATTAGCTTGTGTACTTTTAGCGAGTTCTGGCATTGAATGAGATAGCTGACTGGCTGTACTCACCCCTTCAATCGCTGCTCCAATTAGATAAGCTACTAGGGCAATTACTAGCCAGTGATTCATAATATTGCACTGTTTGAACTCTGAGCGTATGCTTGGCAATAACCAATCATTTGATTTATCGTACTAATGATTGCCGCCTTGCCCTAAAGATAATCTGCCTTCAGCCGTATCGCGAATTAGGGGCAGTTTAGATTTTATGTAAGTGTTGAGAGTTGTATCTGCCTGGGCATCAAGTCCTTGCTTCGCTTTTAACTGCTGGAGGAGCAATTGTATTAAAGCAGCATCATCAAACTGGAGCAGGGTGCTGACTTGGGTAGATTCGATTACAGCCCAAAGCTGTTGCATCATTTTAGCAGTTACCATGAAGCCTGTAACCTCTTAAGCTTTTCTTTATATTTACACGAATTTTGAATTTGTGGTTAGTTTTTATCTGAAGATTTATAAAGGTGTAGTTTGCAAAAGCTTGATTAAGTAGGCAGGCATAATTAAATATACAGCAAAATTCAGAAGTCAGAATGGGCTACGCCCTACTGTGCCAAGGGACTTCCAAGAAATAAATTACCCAATCTTGTGGGGTGGACAACATGAGCGCCCAGTCCACAGGACGGGCGAGACGCCCACCCCACAAGAGTTAATTGAATATTTTTTTATTTGGAAGTCCCTTATATGAAGCTTTGAGACGAATTATTTTATTGTGAAACTCTCGCACAAGCTCCTTCTTGACCAGAAGGATCGGGGAAAATTGCTAAAGTATGATATTCAGGACTATCTGTTTTATATATCACTTGAAAAGTATACAACTTGTTTTTACCTTGGGCTTCGGTAATAACTGTTAAAAGTGTATTACTAGTGTTAGGAAGTCCAGGAATGTCCAGTTTTTTAATTCGTCTGAGTTGAATTACATTCGCAGCTGAGTTTTTACAATCTCCTGAACTAGTATTCGGTTTTAGACCAAACTGCATACATACCGGGCCATCAAAATCCATAGTTACCTGCGATGGATCGTTTAACCAAACTTTTTTAATTACTTCTCCAGCCGGAATAAAGCTTAAGTTTGTGCCTTGCTCATACCAAACGTTGATTGTTGGGATTAATCCTCCTAAACCTTGCGCTTGGCAGGAAAATATAGAACGCAAAACTGCATTATTAGCTACAGCACGACCTACCAATAAGAACATAGCAACCGAGAAAATTAAGGAAGCTATAGGTAGGAAATAATAATGGGTATTTCCTGGCAATTTAGTATTCTTTTTCATGGTTGCAAATATCTAAAATTGGTATAAATCCTACCTCTTAAAACTGAGTTACTTGATTAACGTATACTTCAACATTTGTGCCTGCTGGCAAAAACCAAATGTTAGTTTGCTGTGACATTTGAGCGATCGCCTGTTGATTACGTTGAGCAATTTGGGGTACTACAGAGTTCAAACCACCTTCTACAACCCCGGCTGCAAGGTTGCGTCTGTTCTTAGTGACAGTAGTAATTTGGCTGGAGCTACTGGTGGAGCCGTCGGCGTTGGTAACTGTTGAAATAAGTGGTTGGAGTTCAGTATCACTACGATTTATTAACTCTGCCGCTTTCCCAACACCTCCCAAAACAAATAGTCCTAGATCCATTGATGCGATAGACGAGCTTTGGCTAGGAAATTTATTGGCTACTAAAGGTTTACCTTGGGTAGCACGAAGAATGATTGCATTGTTGGTTAAACTTCGTTCTATAGGGTTGCCATTATTTTGCGAGATAACTTTAACTACGTTCATCTGCAAAAGACCTTGTTCGGACAGGGAACTAATTTCAGCTAGGAATTCGGTGTTTGCAGGTAGAGCCGGAGAACCATCAGTAGATTTGAGCGGTTCTTGCAATCGGATCACAAATACGTTTTTTCCTTCGCCTGTTTCACCACCACCGCTTGACTTATTAGAAGTTTCCCCGAATATTGCTGTCGCCAACACCGCTTTGGCACTGGTTCCGACTGCTACAGATTTCTGTCCCTGGGGTTGAGCTTGACTAACCATAGAAGCTTCTGGTTGTGGGGTTTGCTCAGGACTGGGGTTTGGTGTCTGTGGCTGCGTATTATTCTGTGGCTGGGCATTATTTACAGGTTCCAAAGTAGCTATATTACTAGTAGGTTGATTGCTAGCATTTACTTGGCCATAGCTACCTAATTTCGCTAACCTTGCCCACTCTTCAAATGGGCTTGGTGGAGATGGTGGAGTTATATTAACTACCGGTTGAGTGTTTGGCCTAACAACTGGTAGTTGGGCTGATGTGAAAGGTTGAGAAGGAGTTACACGAACGATACGCTCAGTTACCGTCGGAGGTACGTAAGCTGTTGGTGGGGGTGTTGGGATCACTTTTTGTCTAACTGACGGTTGTTGTAAGACTACTGTCGGCGTTGATTTGGCAATTCTCAGCTGTTGTTGGGCAGCTTTCACCATCTGTGCTTGTTCAGTCAGGGCTAATTTTGTTTTGAGAGTATCGACTTCAGCTTCTAGCTGTTGAGATTTAGATTCAGTAGTGGGCTGCTGTTGCACTGGTGCAGAAACAAGATTTTTGGGCTTTTGACTGCTGGTACTCATCAATTTAGATAAAAACACACCACCCAACAAAACGATCGCTAAGGTAGCAGCCCCTACCAAGCCTAATTTTGCAAAGGGATTCGATGAGAGGGGTTGCTTAGTCTGAACTTCTTGTGGTTGAGAAACGGATTCTGGCGGCGTTGCCGAGTCTTCTGAACCTTGGGTAGCGGTAGAAGATTCTTCTTCAAAGCCGACTAACCTTGACATCCGTGATTCCCAATCTAAAGATTCTACTTCTGGTTGGCGATCGTCGGTGCTGAGAGTAAATCCATTTTGGGGAGGAGTTTCCGCAGGAATTGAGTATCGAGTCATGGTAGAGCTTAGTTGGGATTTCCAGAACAATTGTTATCTTGGATTTCACAGACATTATAAATTTCTAGTCTGGCTTCACCAAGGCGGTAAGCTGCGAAGTGCAATGGTAGTGGTGCATTTGGTAGTGAAGTTGCTGGTTCATCTATAGCTCTAACTAAAATTTGTTTGTTAAAGGAAACTGATTTTCCCAACTTATCATAACTGCTAAAAATTAATTGATTGGCAAACATCTCTACTTTCCACTTTCCATTACCTATTGCTGTAGGTTGAGAAATTTTTTGGATAACTAATACATTCTCCGCTCCTCTATTAACATTTTCAAATTGACTATCTGGATTTAAATTAGTAAGTTCTGACTTAAATTTTTGTTTAAAATTATCAGCTACCAGTTGAGAGGTAATTTCCCAGACTTGTGTTGGTGGTTGTTGTTGTGACCAGGTGAGCATTAAGCTCATAGTTTCACCCACAAACCGCCTAATAGCCTCCGGCTGTCGCTCTAAATTTGGTTGGGGATCTACGGTTATGGTGCGACCATCAACAAGCTGCACCAAACTTTGAGGTGTAAGTTGCCGTCCTAACTGTTGTAACATAGACCCATGAAATATTAGTAACAGCAAAGTGAATAGATGTAAACCAAGGGTTCCTACTGCCAACAGTGGCAAGGGGCTATTTTTCTTATTTTCTGGTTTGAGTAATTGCATTAATAATTGATTATATAAATTGAACGATCAGCCTGTGAATTAGAAATCTATCATCTTATAAAACTATCAGATGTTTGTCCACTGCTGCATTGTTTGGATTTATCTCCGTTCGGGTTGTTGTAGCTATCCAGCAAACATAAGTTACGAATTTCATAAATTTCTAGTCTATCTGCGCGGACACTATAAATTGCTTTTTGTAAGTCGGTGCTACTGTCAGTTTGGGGATTAGCAAAATAATCTGTTGCGCGTACAAGGAAATCTTTATTAAAAGGAGTTATAAGTTTTGCACCACCAACTCGGTTTTTTTGAATTAAGTCGGCTACCATCCCCACTCGCCACTTACCTGGTGCAATTTCTTTTGGCGGATAAACTCGCTTAATAACTAATTGTGATGTCATTGCTTGGCTGGGATTTTCAGAGAAGACTTCTGGCGGTGTCATTTCTGCAACTGTGCTTAAAAAACCTTTGCGAAAGTCTTCTGAGAAGGCGAAACTAGCTACCCAACTGCTGGTACTAATTTTTTGGCTACCACCTTGAGGTGTGTTAATAAGTATTCCTAAATCTGATTTGGGGTTTGCGACTTCTTCAATAGTTTGTGGTGGTAAGGTTCCAGACCAGCTAAACATTGATATCATCGTTTTGCTGACAAATCGACGGATGGCTTCAGGTTCTCTTGCTAAATCATCAATATTAGCTACTGGTTTACCGTCGATTAATTGTACAAAATTGGGGGGTTTTCTCAGACTAAGTTGGCGAATATTTAGCCCTTGTAATAAGAATAAAAATAAAACTAATATATGTAAACTAAAGGTAGCGATCGCAAAAATTGTTAAAGCATTCCCCGTTGTTTGTCTTTTTTCTAGTAAACGCACCATCTACTCACTTCCTCCTACAAAAAACTTCAGCTATTATATTTAGTCATCATTCACAGCACTTGCCTTTATTTATTTTTAATTTTTAATTTTTAATTTTTAATTCCCTATATCCTCTCTTTTACTAAAGAAGCCGTATTGCTGATAGCGCTAAAGACTGCAAACCCGCCAGCAGCAGCCACAAGTAAAGACAAAATCGGTGCTAAAATTCCCAGAAAAATTATGAACCACATTAAATCTGGATCAACATTAGCATTTTGACCTGGGCCACTGACAATAACTGCGGCAGTTAGCACAGCAATAATATTGAACGAAATCTTCGCAATTCCAATAGATAGAAATCCAGTTAGCCATGCAAAAATTGGTTTGCCAGCAACAGGCAGCAAAGAACCACCTACAGCTATTGGCCCTAAAGCTGCTATTAGCAACATACTAGCTTCTATCAAATTTTGGAAGGCATATTGTAAGGAAACTAAAAAGTTTTTGATGCTCGTTTGCACTGTAGAACCTAACAAAGAATTAAAAGAGGTTTCTGATACAATGCCAGTGCCATAGCGAATATTATCTACCTTGTTTTGTAGTCTAATTATCCAGCTTTTATTACCATAAGTATTTCGATATCTTTGCCAGAGAACGTTGATTTTTTCGGCAGCCTTGACAAAGCATTGACTTTGTTGTTCGCCAGTCAGCGATTGACAAGGACGTAGTAAGGAACCAGCTACTTCTTCAGCAACACTCATATTCAGTGCTTGCTGGTATATTTTATCTGCATCTGCTGATACCACCACTTGCTGATTCACAGTGTTTAAAAAATTCCGCACTCCCAGCGTCAGATTAGCAAGTATACTTCCATTGCCGGAATTACTTAAGAGAACTACCACAATAAAAGGCCAAATCAAAGCTGATATGGGGCGTGTATATTCGTAGGATATTAAGTCTTTGAGGAATTGTATCATAAAAAATAACAGGGTTCCTACTGCGAAAAAAATACCCAGATTTGTCAGCGCTCCATACAAGTTATTACTGGTGTTATTTTGTAATAAATCCAGCCATTGTTTATCCCAACCTTCGGCAATACTTTGGGAAGTTGCAGTCCCATTATCGATAATTTGATCAATGCCTACTTGGGCAAAAATTCGTTGAATGGCAAGTTGCATTTTGAATTTATGGGCTGTTTTCTTAGATTTTGTAGGATGTGTTAAGTTACTAACACACTCTACTAAACTGTTTTTTAGATGTTTTGTTAGTTTTTCATAATTTCAAGGATTTTAAAAAATCTCTTAAAATCCTACTTATTAACTTTTCTGCCAAACAAATCTAGTTGAGAAGTTGCTCGTAAAAGTCGAGCTGCTTCTGTAGATGTTTCTACTCTTCGAGCGCGATTTGCTTCTTCAGCCTGTTGAGAAATATTTGCTAAATTTAAATTAGAGTATTGTAATGACTGATTATTTTGTAATGTCTGAGCAAATGTTTCAGCCACAATTTTTGATTGTTCTTTTTGGATCTTAATGGTTTCTTGATTGGTAGATAACAATGCTAATATCCCTTGACCTAGCAAGTTGTCGGCAATACTTATCGCTGGACTCTTTGGGTCAATCACAAGACTTTCTAATTTCGTCTTAAAGTTATTAATTTTGTTATTAGCATCGTTGAATCCTGCAACATCTTGTATACTTTTCTCTGTATTTTCTAACTTCGCTTTTGCCCGAATTTGTCCATTTTGACCTAAAATACCTACCGCTACTCCACGGGTAATTACACGGTTTAGTTCATTACTAACCAAATTTCCCCGCACTGCTGAATTATTTTCAAAGCGACTTGAACGAGAGTCGGAACTAGAAGAGTAGAGAATCAAATCATCACGAACCTTTTGTCCCGCCGCGACAGGATTAGGTATATTCAAATCTCCCTTGGAATTACTCAGAGCATTTTGACTTTGTACTTCGACAGGTTTTAAATTGTCGCTCAGATTGTATTGAAGATAGTTTTGTAAGTCTGTGGAATAGGATTGAAAATCAGTCCAAACCTGACCTAATGCACCCGTCTGAATTTGTGCCATTGCTGGTAGTATTGCCAGGGATAGCAAGGTAAAAGTAAAAATGGTAGTTTTTTGCATACATCTGTGCCTGAAAAAGGTAGACGACATTGTTAAGTGCTTACAGAACCCGATTAACTACTACGCAGAGTCGCCACTAACTGACGTGCAAACGCCGAAATTGCTTCATATTTATCGCTGTGGAGTTGCATCATTTGGCTACGTGCAGTTTGTTCATAAGGGTTATTAGCAACTGCTGCTAATTGTTCGTAACCTGGATAGTAACGGCAGAATGTATAACTACCGTTATCATCTAATAGCCATTGACTATAAACGCCTTCTTTGCGGGGAAAAAAGCTTTCTGATGCATTACGAGAAATAACTTGGCGGGGATATTTCAAGATGTCTGCAAAACTATCTACTGCAACCGGTTGAATACGGCCAATTAATCTTGTTGTCAGGTTTTGCAAAATTTTAGATGCAGCTTTAGATTTGGCGATCGTGTCAGGATCTTGTCCTGATAAGATGACTCTGATACCGGCTTTAGCACCGTTGGCACAAATTCTGCCAACTAAGTCAGAAATTTGCTCGAATTCAAAGAGAATTGGTGCTTCGTCGATAAAGAATATGGAAGCTGGACTACTTAATGCACGTCGTAGTGCGGCTGAATAGGCACTCAAGGATAGTACGGCTGCATCTTCACTATCTGATAAGTTTCTGAGCGCAAAAACTAAAAGTTGTGCATCGGTAGGAAAGCTAGATGGTGCAGAAATGGCTTGTCCCACGCGGCTAGAAAGCCAAAACCGTAAGCGCAACTGAATTTGACTGAGAGCGTCTTCTACTCTGCCAGTTAAAGAACTTAGTTGCAAGTGTTCGGGTGAACAGAAAAAGAGAAAATCTTTTAAAGTGGGGGTTTTTTGCCAAGCATTAGTGCCGAATCCTGCCGCCATTGCCTGCCGATATCGCTCTTTGATGCCTTCATCTCTAAAGAAG
This Nostoc sp. C052 DNA region includes the following protein-coding sequences:
- a CDS encoding TrbI/VirB10 family protein, which encodes MTRYSIPAETPPQNGFTLSTDDRQPEVESLDWESRMSRLVGFEEESSTATQGSEDSATPPESVSQPQEVQTKQPLSSNPFAKLGLVGAATLAIVLLGGVFLSKLMSTSSQKPKNLVSAPVQQQPTTESKSQQLEAEVDTLKTKLALTEQAQMVKAAQQQLRIAKSTPTVVLQQPSVRQKVIPTPPPTAYVPPTVTERIVRVTPSQPFTSAQLPVVRPNTQPVVNITPPSPPSPFEEWARLAKLGSYGQVNASNQPTSNIATLEPVNNAQPQNNTQPQTPNPSPEQTPQPEASMVSQAQPQGQKSVAVGTSAKAVLATAIFGETSNKSSGGGETGEGKNVFVIRLQEPLKSTDGSPALPANTEFLAEISSLSEQGLLQMNVVKVISQNNGNPIERSLTNNAIILRATQGKPLVANKFPSQSSSIASMDLGLFVLGGVGKAAELINRSDTELQPLISTVTNADGSTSSSSQITTVTKNRRNLAAGVVEGGLNSVVPQIAQRNQQAIAQMSQQTNIWFLPAGTNVEVYVNQVTQF
- the plsY gene encoding glycerol-3-phosphate 1-O-acyltransferase PlsY yields the protein MAIWLTLCGAIVVIAYLLGSFPTGYIAVKQLKGIDIREIGSGSTGATNVLRTLGKGPGALVLVLDSLKGVLAIALVYWLFNFDTIQSYIPPTVDAQLWQPWIVTLTGLVAILGHSKSIFLGFTGGKSVAISLGILLAMSWQVGLATAGVFAVVVAISRIVSLSSIAGAIAVSIFMVLLHQPLPYILFGIAGGLYVILRHRTNIERLLAGTEPKIGQPVATEPEQSA